A single window of Candidatus Neomarinimicrobiota bacterium DNA harbors:
- a CDS encoding transposase, whose translation MMQLPDRKTIRLHGWDYRKNAAYFVTICTSGRKHCFGEITNDIMHLSEIGMIAQDYWQKIPQHFQHTSLGAYTIMPDHIHGIIIIDKPRDIDETGEMDHVDIGDGNDCRDVACNIPTTNKPSKTIVPAHMSSISPKPGSLSTIIRSYKSAVTKNAHQIDPEFAWQSRFYDHVIRNPDAHDRIKQYIHNHLEFKIPH comes from the coding sequence ATGATGCAATTACCAGATAGAAAGACAATCCGTTTACATGGATGGGACTATCGCAAAAACGCGGCATATTTTGTGACGATCTGCACATCTGGTCGGAAACATTGTTTTGGTGAAATCACAAATGACATCATGCATTTATCTGAAATTGGGATGATTGCGCAGGATTATTGGCAGAAAATCCCGCAACATTTTCAACATACCAGTTTGGGTGCATATACGATTATGCCTGATCATATTCATGGGATTATAATCATTGATAAACCCAGGGACATAGATGAAACGGGTGAAATGGATCATGTGGATATCGGTGATGGTAATGATTGTAGGGATGTTGCATGCAACATCCCTACTACAAACAAACCATCAAAAACCATTGTACCTGCGCACATGTCATCCATTTCACCCAAACCCGGTTCATTGTCGACAATTATTCGTTCATACAAATCCGCCGTCACCAAAAACGCCCACCAGATAGATCCTGAGTTTGCATGGCAATCACGTTTTTATGACCATGTCATTAGAAATCCTGATGCCCACGACAGAATCAAACAATACATCCACAATCACTTGGAATTCAAAATTCCCCATTAG
- a CDS encoding four helix bundle protein yields the protein MATFKGLDVFQRAILMAKYIYTITSQFPDKERMGMTAQLQRAAVSIPAILAEGTSRRTTKDRQHAVDVALGALNEIYAQLLVAKELKYLQEAEVKRFERGYDALRPKLIAYQRSIQPHPDSGLQ from the coding sequence GTGGCAACATTCAAGGGACTGGACGTTTTCCAGCGTGCAATACTTATGGCCAAATACATCTATACCATTACCTCACAATTCCCGGATAAGGAACGTATGGGTATGACCGCCCAACTTCAACGAGCCGCTGTGAGTATCCCGGCTATTCTGGCTGAGGGAACCTCTAGACGCACAACCAAGGACCGTCAGCACGCCGTAGATGTTGCCCTGGGGGCTCTGAACGAGATTTATGCCCAGCTGCTGGTTGCCAAGGAACTCAAGTACCTGCAGGAGGCCGAGGTAAAACGCTTTGAGCGTGGCTACGATGCTTTGCGGCCAAAATTGATTGCCTACCAAAGATCCATCCAGCCACATCCTGATAGCGGACTCCAATGA
- the lexA gene encoding repressor LexA has translation MLTKKQRELYEYISRFIQSHQMAPTIAEIREFFGLNSNFSIQKKLNILRERGYIAFDKSNAARNIRLTGLVGETVVLDILGQVTAGIPIEAIEIPEPVEVPRYLLKGTNNFALRVRGDSMMDANIEDGDVIIVKPQPKAESGQIVVATINGEATVKKLDLHPGGVTLRPCNSSGQYQPIQVAEDDEFALKGVVVGLLRQYQA, from the coding sequence ATGCTAACCAAAAAGCAACGCGAACTTTACGAATATATCTCACGGTTCATTCAGAGTCACCAGATGGCGCCAACTATTGCTGAGATACGGGAGTTCTTTGGACTGAATTCCAATTTCTCCATCCAGAAGAAACTGAATATCCTCCGCGAAAGGGGCTATATCGCTTTTGATAAGAGCAATGCTGCTCGCAATATTCGGCTCACGGGTCTGGTAGGAGAGACCGTTGTGCTGGATATTCTGGGACAGGTCACTGCTGGTATCCCCATTGAGGCCATTGAAATTCCTGAACCTGTGGAAGTGCCGCGCTACCTACTCAAGGGAACCAATAATTTTGCATTGCGGGTTCGTGGAGATTCCATGATGGATGCCAATATTGAAGATGGTGATGTCATTATTGTAAAACCTCAACCCAAGGCTGAAAGTGGTCAGATTGTAGTTGCCACCATCAATGGAGAGGCCACAGTCAAAAAGCTGGACCTGCATCCTGGCGGCGTCACACTGCGTCCCTGCAACAGTTCCGGGCAGTATCAGCCCATCCAGGTAGCAGAAGATGATGAATTTGCCCTCAAGGGTGTTGTTGTAGGGCTGTTAAGGCAGTATCAGGCATGA
- a CDS encoding tetratricopeptide repeat protein, with the protein MNKMKWLFALILLISFFGCREKIEPEVDDFTEYGWTLYENREFERALAHFLTALEMDPQYIDAYNGAGWCYVEFNKPDTAIVFFNNGLDLITIDSSQVRFEMLAGVSLSYHVTSDYVRAISRGEVLIEFRPIFEFSHNWRIDYVEITLMLASANFASGNFEAALEWVQNLDEDFIVDISTNEGRALLIKKIETLQDL; encoded by the coding sequence ATGAATAAAATGAAATGGTTGTTTGCGCTGATCCTACTTATAAGTTTTTTTGGATGTCGTGAGAAAATCGAACCCGAAGTTGATGACTTTACAGAATATGGCTGGACCTTGTATGAAAATCGAGAGTTTGAAAGAGCTCTGGCCCATTTCCTGACCGCGCTGGAGATGGATCCCCAATACATTGATGCTTATAATGGTGCTGGCTGGTGCTATGTAGAATTTAACAAGCCAGATACGGCTATTGTTTTCTTTAACAATGGTTTGGATCTGATCACCATTGATAGCAGTCAGGTACGGTTTGAGATGTTGGCTGGCGTATCCTTGAGTTATCATGTAACCAGCGATTATGTCAGGGCTATTTCAAGGGGAGAAGTGCTCATCGAGTTTCGACCTATATTCGAATTTTCCCACAATTGGCGTATTGATTATGTTGAAATCACGCTTATGCTGGCTTCTGCTAACTTTGCTTCCGGTAACTTTGAGGCTGCCTTGGAGTGGGTCCAGAATCTGGATGAGGATTTTATCGTCGATATTTCTACCAACGAAGGTCGGGCATTGCTGATTAAAAAAATCGAGACATTGCAGGATTTATAG